A stretch of Cydia splendana chromosome 7, ilCydSple1.2, whole genome shotgun sequence DNA encodes these proteins:
- the LOC134792086 gene encoding glutamate-gated chloride channel isoform X2 has product MGWSCIVARIVAFFLMLNQVSALTSDIFAAGKSDKEILDNLLKNSRYDKRLLPPVDDPEFCCGLTSPNDSLAQNRVGLSSLRPRSHNRGVLTVNVSVLLLSLASPDESSLKYEVEFLLQQQWYDPRLRYSNQSHYDFLNAIHHHEDIWLPDTYFIMHGDFKEFSQHSWDPIIPMHFALRIYRNGTINYLMRRHLILSCQGRLNIFPFDDPLCSFALESISYEQSAITYVWKNDEDTLRKSPSLTTLNAYLIQNQTIACPIKASWRAEGNSLYEEDEELTCNLCQRRFEEQGNYSCLKVDLIFTRDRAFYFTTVFIPGIILVTSSFITFWLEWNAVPARSMIGVTTMLNFFTTSNGFRSTLPVVSNLTAMNVWDGVCMCFIYASLLEFVCVNYVGRKRPLHNVVYRPGENPVTQRLPAVLSRIGIILASPLEAIAFLQWAKSDANDPEPSGAGDKKRESTGAADLVSCTTCTGAPGSCTHTANNGGVSEPCFVQVRKKEPPHPIRVAKTIDVIARITFPTAYAVFLIFFFIHYKAFS; this is encoded by the exons ATGGGTTGGTCATGCATCGTGGCACGCATCGTGGCCTTCTTCCTCATGCTCAACCAAGTATCGGCTCTCACGTCCGACAT TTTTGCAGCGGGAAAGTCGGACAAAGAGATATTGGACAACCTACTGAAAAACTCCCGCTATGATAAAAGACTGCTTCCTCCCGTAGATG ATCCAGAATTTTGTTGTGGTCTAACATCGCCCAATGACTCTCTGGCTCAAAATAGGGTCGGGCTGTCATCGCTGCGGCCCCGCTCGCACAATCGCG GTGTCCTCACCGTAAATGTTAGCGTGCTACTTCTTAGTTTAGCATCTCCAGACGAATCTAGTCTT AAATACGAGGTAGAATTCCTTCTACAGCAGCAGTGGTATGATCCGCGACTGCGCTACTCTAACCAGTCCCACTACGATTTCCTCAACGCCATCCACCACCACGAGGACATCTGGCTTCCTGACACCTACTTCATTATGCATGGAGACTTCAAG GAATTTTCCCAGCACTCATGG GACCCAATAATACCAATGCACTTCGCGTTGCGTATCTATCGTAATGGCACTATAAACTATCTGATGCGGCGGCATCTAATATTGTCCTGTCAGGGACGGCTCAACATCTTTCCTTTTGATGACCCATTGTGTTCATTTGCCTTAGAAAGTA TATCATACGAGCAGTCAGCAATAACGTATGTGTGGAAAAACGATGAGGATACGCTTCGTAAGTCGCCATCATTGACGACTTTGAACGCGTATCTAATCCAGAACCAAACCATCGCTTGCCCTATCAAAGCGAGTTGGAGAG CTGAGGGTAATTCACTTTACGAAGAAGATGAAGAGCTGACATGTAATCTTTGCCAGAGACGGTTTGAGGAGCAAG GTAACTACAGCTGTCTAAAGGTCGACCTCATTTTTACAAGAGACCGCGCGTTCTACTTTACTACAGTATTTATTCCTGGGATAATATTGGTGACTTCCTCGTTTATCACGTTTTGGTTGGAGTGGAATGCGGTCCCGGCGCGTTCCATGATAG GTGTGACGACGATGTTGAATTTTTTCACAACATCAAATGGTTTTCGCTCCACCCTGCCCGTGGTATCCAACCTAACAGCTATGAACGTATGGGACGGCGTGTGCATGTGCTTTATATACGCCTCCCTATTGGAGTTCGTGTGTGTCAACTATGTGGGAAGAAAACGGCCTTTACACAACGTCGTCTACAGACCAGGGGAGAATCCTGTTACTCAG CGACTGCCTGCAGTCCTGAGCAGAATTGGCATTATACTGGCCAGCCCCTTG GAGGCGATAGCATTCCTACAATGGGCTAAATCAGACGCGAACGATCCAGAGCCAAGCGGTGCC GGAGACAAAAAGAGGGAGTCGACAGGTGCTGCGGACCTAGTATCGTGTACTACGTGCACTGGAGCGCCGGGTTCCTGCACACACACTGCCAACAACGGAGGAGTATCCGAG CCATGTTTCGTCCAGGTTCGCAAAAAAGAACCCCCTCATCCGATTCGCGTGGCGAAGACGATCGATGTCATCGCGCGCATCACCTTCCCCACTGCCTACGCCGTGTTTCTAATCTTCTTCTTTATACACTACAAGGCCTTTTCTTAA
- the LOC134792086 gene encoding glutamate-gated chloride channel isoform X1 gives MGWSCIVARIVAFFLMLNQVSALTSDIFAAGKSDKEILDNLLKNSRYDKRLLPPVDDPEFCCGLTSPNDSLAQNRVGLSSLRPRSHNRGVLTVNVSVLLLSLASPDESSLKYEVEFLLQQQWYDPRLRYSNQSHYDFLNAIHHHEDIWLPDTYFIMHGDFKEFSQHSWDPIIPMHFALRIYRNGTINYLMRRHLILSCQGRLNIFPFDDPLCSFALESISYEQSAITYVWKNDEDTLRKSPSLTTLNAYLIQNQTIACPIKASWRAEGNSLYEEDEELTCNLCQRRFEEQGNYSCLKVDLIFTRDRSFYFTTVFIPGIILVTSSFITFWLEWNAVPARVMIGVTTMLNFFTTSNGFRSTLPVVSNLTAMNVWDGVCMCFIYASLLEFVCVNYVGRKRPLHNVVYRPGENPVTQRLPAVLSRIGIILASPLEAIAFLQWAKSDANDPEPSGAGDKKRESTGAADLVSCTTCTGAPGSCTHTANNGGVSEPCFVQVRKKEPPHPIRVAKTIDVIARITFPTAYAVFLIFFFIHYKAFS, from the exons ATGGGTTGGTCATGCATCGTGGCACGCATCGTGGCCTTCTTCCTCATGCTCAACCAAGTATCGGCTCTCACGTCCGACAT TTTTGCAGCGGGAAAGTCGGACAAAGAGATATTGGACAACCTACTGAAAAACTCCCGCTATGATAAAAGACTGCTTCCTCCCGTAGATG ATCCAGAATTTTGTTGTGGTCTAACATCGCCCAATGACTCTCTGGCTCAAAATAGGGTCGGGCTGTCATCGCTGCGGCCCCGCTCGCACAATCGCG GTGTCCTCACCGTAAATGTTAGCGTGCTACTTCTTAGTTTAGCATCTCCAGACGAATCTAGTCTT AAATACGAGGTAGAATTCCTTCTACAGCAGCAGTGGTATGATCCGCGACTGCGCTACTCTAACCAGTCCCACTACGATTTCCTCAACGCCATCCACCACCACGAGGACATCTGGCTTCCTGACACCTACTTCATTATGCATGGAGACTTCAAG GAATTTTCCCAGCACTCATGG GACCCAATAATACCAATGCACTTCGCGTTGCGTATCTATCGTAATGGCACTATAAACTATCTGATGCGGCGGCATCTAATATTGTCCTGTCAGGGACGGCTCAACATCTTTCCTTTTGATGACCCATTGTGTTCATTTGCCTTAGAAAGTA TATCATACGAGCAGTCAGCAATAACGTATGTGTGGAAAAACGATGAGGATACGCTTCGTAAGTCGCCATCATTGACGACTTTGAACGCGTATCTAATCCAGAACCAAACCATCGCTTGCCCTATCAAAGCGAGTTGGAGAG CTGAGGGTAATTCACTTTACGAAGAAGATGAAGAGCTGACATGTAATCTTTGCCAGAGACGGTTTGAGGAGCAAG GTAATTACAGCTGTCTGAAAGTGGATCTCATCTTTACACGGGATAGATCATTTTACTTCACTACAGTTTTCATTCCGGGCATCATTTTGGTGACCTCATCGTTTATTACTTTTTGGCTGGAATGGAATGCAGTGCCTGCTAGAGTTATGATAG GTGTGACGACGATGTTGAATTTTTTCACAACATCAAATGGTTTTCGCTCCACCCTGCCCGTGGTATCCAACCTAACAGCTATGAACGTATGGGACGGCGTGTGCATGTGCTTTATATACGCCTCCCTATTGGAGTTCGTGTGTGTCAACTATGTGGGAAGAAAACGGCCTTTACACAACGTCGTCTACAGACCAGGGGAGAATCCTGTTACTCAG CGACTGCCTGCAGTCCTGAGCAGAATTGGCATTATACTGGCCAGCCCCTTG GAGGCGATAGCATTCCTACAATGGGCTAAATCAGACGCGAACGATCCAGAGCCAAGCGGTGCC GGAGACAAAAAGAGGGAGTCGACAGGTGCTGCGGACCTAGTATCGTGTACTACGTGCACTGGAGCGCCGGGTTCCTGCACACACACTGCCAACAACGGAGGAGTATCCGAG CCATGTTTCGTCCAGGTTCGCAAAAAAGAACCCCCTCATCCGATTCGCGTGGCGAAGACGATCGATGTCATCGCGCGCATCACCTTCCCCACTGCCTACGCCGTGTTTCTAATCTTCTTCTTTATACACTACAAGGCCTTTTCTTAA
- the LOC134792086 gene encoding glutamate-gated chloride channel isoform X6, translating into MGWSCIVARIVAFFLMLNQVSALTSDIFAAGKSDKEILDNLLKNSRYDKRLLPPVDDPEFCCGLTSPNDSLAQNRVGLSSLRPRSHNRGVLTVNVSVLLLSLASPDESSLKYEVEFLLQQQWYDPRLRYSNQSHYDFLNAIHHHEDIWLPDTYFIMHGDFKEFSQHSWDPIIPMHFALRIYRNGTINYLMRRHLILSCQGRLNIFPFDDPLCSFALESISYEQSAITYVWKNDEDTLRKSPSLTTLNAYLIQNQTIACPIKASWRGNYSCLKVDLIFTRDRAFYFTTVFIPGIILVTSSFITFWLEWNAVPARSMIGVTTMLNFFTTSNGFRSTLPVVSNLTAMNVWDGVCMCFIYASLLEFVCVNYVGRKRPLHNVVYRPGENPVTQRLPAVLSRIGIILASPLEAIAFLQWAKSDANDPEPSGAGDKKRESTGAADLVSCTTCTGAPGSCTHTANNGGVSEPCFVQVRKKEPPHPIRVAKTIDVIARITFPTAYAVFLIFFFIHYKAFS; encoded by the exons ATGGGTTGGTCATGCATCGTGGCACGCATCGTGGCCTTCTTCCTCATGCTCAACCAAGTATCGGCTCTCACGTCCGACAT TTTTGCAGCGGGAAAGTCGGACAAAGAGATATTGGACAACCTACTGAAAAACTCCCGCTATGATAAAAGACTGCTTCCTCCCGTAGATG ATCCAGAATTTTGTTGTGGTCTAACATCGCCCAATGACTCTCTGGCTCAAAATAGGGTCGGGCTGTCATCGCTGCGGCCCCGCTCGCACAATCGCG GTGTCCTCACCGTAAATGTTAGCGTGCTACTTCTTAGTTTAGCATCTCCAGACGAATCTAGTCTT AAATACGAGGTAGAATTCCTTCTACAGCAGCAGTGGTATGATCCGCGACTGCGCTACTCTAACCAGTCCCACTACGATTTCCTCAACGCCATCCACCACCACGAGGACATCTGGCTTCCTGACACCTACTTCATTATGCATGGAGACTTCAAG GAATTTTCCCAGCACTCATGG GACCCAATAATACCAATGCACTTCGCGTTGCGTATCTATCGTAATGGCACTATAAACTATCTGATGCGGCGGCATCTAATATTGTCCTGTCAGGGACGGCTCAACATCTTTCCTTTTGATGACCCATTGTGTTCATTTGCCTTAGAAAGTA TATCATACGAGCAGTCAGCAATAACGTATGTGTGGAAAAACGATGAGGATACGCTTCGTAAGTCGCCATCATTGACGACTTTGAACGCGTATCTAATCCAGAACCAAACCATCGCTTGCCCTATCAAAGCGAGTTGGAGAG GTAACTACAGCTGTCTAAAGGTCGACCTCATTTTTACAAGAGACCGCGCGTTCTACTTTACTACAGTATTTATTCCTGGGATAATATTGGTGACTTCCTCGTTTATCACGTTTTGGTTGGAGTGGAATGCGGTCCCGGCGCGTTCCATGATAG GTGTGACGACGATGTTGAATTTTTTCACAACATCAAATGGTTTTCGCTCCACCCTGCCCGTGGTATCCAACCTAACAGCTATGAACGTATGGGACGGCGTGTGCATGTGCTTTATATACGCCTCCCTATTGGAGTTCGTGTGTGTCAACTATGTGGGAAGAAAACGGCCTTTACACAACGTCGTCTACAGACCAGGGGAGAATCCTGTTACTCAG CGACTGCCTGCAGTCCTGAGCAGAATTGGCATTATACTGGCCAGCCCCTTG GAGGCGATAGCATTCCTACAATGGGCTAAATCAGACGCGAACGATCCAGAGCCAAGCGGTGCC GGAGACAAAAAGAGGGAGTCGACAGGTGCTGCGGACCTAGTATCGTGTACTACGTGCACTGGAGCGCCGGGTTCCTGCACACACACTGCCAACAACGGAGGAGTATCCGAG CCATGTTTCGTCCAGGTTCGCAAAAAAGAACCCCCTCATCCGATTCGCGTGGCGAAGACGATCGATGTCATCGCGCGCATCACCTTCCCCACTGCCTACGCCGTGTTTCTAATCTTCTTCTTTATACACTACAAGGCCTTTTCTTAA
- the LOC134792086 gene encoding glutamate-gated chloride channel isoform X3, producing the protein MGWSCIVARIVAFFLMLNQVSALTSDIFAAGKSDKEILDNLLKNSRYDKRLLPPVDDPEFCCGLTSPNDSLAQNRVGLSSLRPRSHNRGVLTVNVSVLLLSLASPDESSLKYEVEFLLQQQWYDPRLRYSNQSHYDFLNAIHHHEDIWLPDTYFIMHGDFKDPIIPMHFALRIYRNGTINYLMRRHLILSCQGRLNIFPFDDPLCSFALESISYEQSAITYVWKNDEDTLRKSPSLTTLNAYLIQNQTIACPIKASWRAEGNSLYEEDEELTCNLCQRRFEEQGNYSCLKVDLIFTRDRSFYFTTVFIPGIILVTSSFITFWLEWNAVPARVMIGVTTMLNFFTTSNGFRSTLPVVSNLTAMNVWDGVCMCFIYASLLEFVCVNYVGRKRPLHNVVYRPGENPVTQRLPAVLSRIGIILASPLEAIAFLQWAKSDANDPEPSGAGDKKRESTGAADLVSCTTCTGAPGSCTHTANNGGVSEPCFVQVRKKEPPHPIRVAKTIDVIARITFPTAYAVFLIFFFIHYKAFS; encoded by the exons ATGGGTTGGTCATGCATCGTGGCACGCATCGTGGCCTTCTTCCTCATGCTCAACCAAGTATCGGCTCTCACGTCCGACAT TTTTGCAGCGGGAAAGTCGGACAAAGAGATATTGGACAACCTACTGAAAAACTCCCGCTATGATAAAAGACTGCTTCCTCCCGTAGATG ATCCAGAATTTTGTTGTGGTCTAACATCGCCCAATGACTCTCTGGCTCAAAATAGGGTCGGGCTGTCATCGCTGCGGCCCCGCTCGCACAATCGCG GTGTCCTCACCGTAAATGTTAGCGTGCTACTTCTTAGTTTAGCATCTCCAGACGAATCTAGTCTT AAATACGAGGTAGAATTCCTTCTACAGCAGCAGTGGTATGATCCGCGACTGCGCTACTCTAACCAGTCCCACTACGATTTCCTCAACGCCATCCACCACCACGAGGACATCTGGCTTCCTGACACCTACTTCATTATGCATGGAGACTTCAAG GACCCAATAATACCAATGCACTTCGCGTTGCGTATCTATCGTAATGGCACTATAAACTATCTGATGCGGCGGCATCTAATATTGTCCTGTCAGGGACGGCTCAACATCTTTCCTTTTGATGACCCATTGTGTTCATTTGCCTTAGAAAGTA TATCATACGAGCAGTCAGCAATAACGTATGTGTGGAAAAACGATGAGGATACGCTTCGTAAGTCGCCATCATTGACGACTTTGAACGCGTATCTAATCCAGAACCAAACCATCGCTTGCCCTATCAAAGCGAGTTGGAGAG CTGAGGGTAATTCACTTTACGAAGAAGATGAAGAGCTGACATGTAATCTTTGCCAGAGACGGTTTGAGGAGCAAG GTAATTACAGCTGTCTGAAAGTGGATCTCATCTTTACACGGGATAGATCATTTTACTTCACTACAGTTTTCATTCCGGGCATCATTTTGGTGACCTCATCGTTTATTACTTTTTGGCTGGAATGGAATGCAGTGCCTGCTAGAGTTATGATAG GTGTGACGACGATGTTGAATTTTTTCACAACATCAAATGGTTTTCGCTCCACCCTGCCCGTGGTATCCAACCTAACAGCTATGAACGTATGGGACGGCGTGTGCATGTGCTTTATATACGCCTCCCTATTGGAGTTCGTGTGTGTCAACTATGTGGGAAGAAAACGGCCTTTACACAACGTCGTCTACAGACCAGGGGAGAATCCTGTTACTCAG CGACTGCCTGCAGTCCTGAGCAGAATTGGCATTATACTGGCCAGCCCCTTG GAGGCGATAGCATTCCTACAATGGGCTAAATCAGACGCGAACGATCCAGAGCCAAGCGGTGCC GGAGACAAAAAGAGGGAGTCGACAGGTGCTGCGGACCTAGTATCGTGTACTACGTGCACTGGAGCGCCGGGTTCCTGCACACACACTGCCAACAACGGAGGAGTATCCGAG CCATGTTTCGTCCAGGTTCGCAAAAAAGAACCCCCTCATCCGATTCGCGTGGCGAAGACGATCGATGTCATCGCGCGCATCACCTTCCCCACTGCCTACGCCGTGTTTCTAATCTTCTTCTTTATACACTACAAGGCCTTTTCTTAA
- the LOC134792086 gene encoding glutamate-gated chloride channel isoform X4, translating into MGWSCIVARIVAFFLMLNQVSALTSDIFAAGKSDKEILDNLLKNSRYDKRLLPPVDDPEFCCGLTSPNDSLAQNRVGLSSLRPRSHNRGVLTVNVSVLLLSLASPDESSLKYEVEFLLQQQWYDPRLRYSNQSHYDFLNAIHHHEDIWLPDTYFIMHGDFKEFSQHSWDPIIPMHFALRIYRNGTINYLMRRHLILSCQGRLNIFPFDDPLCSFALESISYEQSAITYVWKNDEDTLRKSPSLTTLNAYLIQNQTIACPIKASWRAEGNSLYEEDEELTCNLCQRRFEEQGNYSCLKVDLIFTRDRSFYFTTVFIPGIILVTSSFITFWLEWNAVPARVMIGVTTMLNFFTTSNGFRSTLPVVSNLTAMNVWDGVCMCFIYASLLEFVCVNYVGRKRPLHNVVYRPGENPVTQRLPAVLSRIGIILASPLGDKKRESTGAADLVSCTTCTGAPGSCTHTANNGGVSEPCFVQVRKKEPPHPIRVAKTIDVIARITFPTAYAVFLIFFFIHYKAFS; encoded by the exons ATGGGTTGGTCATGCATCGTGGCACGCATCGTGGCCTTCTTCCTCATGCTCAACCAAGTATCGGCTCTCACGTCCGACAT TTTTGCAGCGGGAAAGTCGGACAAAGAGATATTGGACAACCTACTGAAAAACTCCCGCTATGATAAAAGACTGCTTCCTCCCGTAGATG ATCCAGAATTTTGTTGTGGTCTAACATCGCCCAATGACTCTCTGGCTCAAAATAGGGTCGGGCTGTCATCGCTGCGGCCCCGCTCGCACAATCGCG GTGTCCTCACCGTAAATGTTAGCGTGCTACTTCTTAGTTTAGCATCTCCAGACGAATCTAGTCTT AAATACGAGGTAGAATTCCTTCTACAGCAGCAGTGGTATGATCCGCGACTGCGCTACTCTAACCAGTCCCACTACGATTTCCTCAACGCCATCCACCACCACGAGGACATCTGGCTTCCTGACACCTACTTCATTATGCATGGAGACTTCAAG GAATTTTCCCAGCACTCATGG GACCCAATAATACCAATGCACTTCGCGTTGCGTATCTATCGTAATGGCACTATAAACTATCTGATGCGGCGGCATCTAATATTGTCCTGTCAGGGACGGCTCAACATCTTTCCTTTTGATGACCCATTGTGTTCATTTGCCTTAGAAAGTA TATCATACGAGCAGTCAGCAATAACGTATGTGTGGAAAAACGATGAGGATACGCTTCGTAAGTCGCCATCATTGACGACTTTGAACGCGTATCTAATCCAGAACCAAACCATCGCTTGCCCTATCAAAGCGAGTTGGAGAG CTGAGGGTAATTCACTTTACGAAGAAGATGAAGAGCTGACATGTAATCTTTGCCAGAGACGGTTTGAGGAGCAAG GTAATTACAGCTGTCTGAAAGTGGATCTCATCTTTACACGGGATAGATCATTTTACTTCACTACAGTTTTCATTCCGGGCATCATTTTGGTGACCTCATCGTTTATTACTTTTTGGCTGGAATGGAATGCAGTGCCTGCTAGAGTTATGATAG GTGTGACGACGATGTTGAATTTTTTCACAACATCAAATGGTTTTCGCTCCACCCTGCCCGTGGTATCCAACCTAACAGCTATGAACGTATGGGACGGCGTGTGCATGTGCTTTATATACGCCTCCCTATTGGAGTTCGTGTGTGTCAACTATGTGGGAAGAAAACGGCCTTTACACAACGTCGTCTACAGACCAGGGGAGAATCCTGTTACTCAG CGACTGCCTGCAGTCCTGAGCAGAATTGGCATTATACTGGCCAGCCCCTTG GGAGACAAAAAGAGGGAGTCGACAGGTGCTGCGGACCTAGTATCGTGTACTACGTGCACTGGAGCGCCGGGTTCCTGCACACACACTGCCAACAACGGAGGAGTATCCGAG CCATGTTTCGTCCAGGTTCGCAAAAAAGAACCCCCTCATCCGATTCGCGTGGCGAAGACGATCGATGTCATCGCGCGCATCACCTTCCCCACTGCCTACGCCGTGTTTCTAATCTTCTTCTTTATACACTACAAGGCCTTTTCTTAA
- the LOC134792086 gene encoding glycine receptor subunit alpha-2 isoform X11 — translation MGWSCIVARIVAFFLMLNQVSALTSDIFAAGKSDKEILDNLLKNSRYDKRLLPPVDDPEFCCGLTSPNDSLAQNRVGLSSLRPRSHNRGVLTVNVSVLLLSLASPDESSLKYEVEFLLQQQWYDPRLRYSNQSHYDFLNAIHHHEDIWLPDTYFIMHGDFKEFSQHSWDPIIPMHFALRIYRNGTINYLMRRHLILSCQGRLNIFPFDDPLCSFALESISYEQSAITYVWKNDEDTLRKSPSLTTLNAYLIQNQTIACPIKASWRAEGNSLYEEDEELTCNLCQRRFEEQGNYSCLKVDLIFTRDRSFYFTTVFIPGIILVTSSFITFWLEWNAVPARVMIGVTTMLNFFTTSNGFRSTLPVVSNLTAMNVWDGVCMCFIYASLLEFVCVNYVGRKRPLHNVVYRPGENPVTQGDKKRESTGAADLVSCTTCTGAPGSCTHTANNGGVSEPCFVQVRKKEPPHPIRVAKTIDVIARITFPTAYAVFLIFFFIHYKAFS, via the exons ATGGGTTGGTCATGCATCGTGGCACGCATCGTGGCCTTCTTCCTCATGCTCAACCAAGTATCGGCTCTCACGTCCGACAT TTTTGCAGCGGGAAAGTCGGACAAAGAGATATTGGACAACCTACTGAAAAACTCCCGCTATGATAAAAGACTGCTTCCTCCCGTAGATG ATCCAGAATTTTGTTGTGGTCTAACATCGCCCAATGACTCTCTGGCTCAAAATAGGGTCGGGCTGTCATCGCTGCGGCCCCGCTCGCACAATCGCG GTGTCCTCACCGTAAATGTTAGCGTGCTACTTCTTAGTTTAGCATCTCCAGACGAATCTAGTCTT AAATACGAGGTAGAATTCCTTCTACAGCAGCAGTGGTATGATCCGCGACTGCGCTACTCTAACCAGTCCCACTACGATTTCCTCAACGCCATCCACCACCACGAGGACATCTGGCTTCCTGACACCTACTTCATTATGCATGGAGACTTCAAG GAATTTTCCCAGCACTCATGG GACCCAATAATACCAATGCACTTCGCGTTGCGTATCTATCGTAATGGCACTATAAACTATCTGATGCGGCGGCATCTAATATTGTCCTGTCAGGGACGGCTCAACATCTTTCCTTTTGATGACCCATTGTGTTCATTTGCCTTAGAAAGTA TATCATACGAGCAGTCAGCAATAACGTATGTGTGGAAAAACGATGAGGATACGCTTCGTAAGTCGCCATCATTGACGACTTTGAACGCGTATCTAATCCAGAACCAAACCATCGCTTGCCCTATCAAAGCGAGTTGGAGAG CTGAGGGTAATTCACTTTACGAAGAAGATGAAGAGCTGACATGTAATCTTTGCCAGAGACGGTTTGAGGAGCAAG GTAATTACAGCTGTCTGAAAGTGGATCTCATCTTTACACGGGATAGATCATTTTACTTCACTACAGTTTTCATTCCGGGCATCATTTTGGTGACCTCATCGTTTATTACTTTTTGGCTGGAATGGAATGCAGTGCCTGCTAGAGTTATGATAG GTGTGACGACGATGTTGAATTTTTTCACAACATCAAATGGTTTTCGCTCCACCCTGCCCGTGGTATCCAACCTAACAGCTATGAACGTATGGGACGGCGTGTGCATGTGCTTTATATACGCCTCCCTATTGGAGTTCGTGTGTGTCAACTATGTGGGAAGAAAACGGCCTTTACACAACGTCGTCTACAGACCAGGGGAGAATCCTGTTACTCAG GGAGACAAAAAGAGGGAGTCGACAGGTGCTGCGGACCTAGTATCGTGTACTACGTGCACTGGAGCGCCGGGTTCCTGCACACACACTGCCAACAACGGAGGAGTATCCGAG CCATGTTTCGTCCAGGTTCGCAAAAAAGAACCCCCTCATCCGATTCGCGTGGCGAAGACGATCGATGTCATCGCGCGCATCACCTTCCCCACTGCCTACGCCGTGTTTCTAATCTTCTTCTTTATACACTACAAGGCCTTTTCTTAA